A region of the Dreissena polymorpha isolate Duluth1 chromosome 6, UMN_Dpol_1.0, whole genome shotgun sequence genome:
CATTAATTTTATCCTTTACCCTAATCATATTGATCACATTTACCGGTTAGCTTTTAACGTTTATACTGCAtgagtatttcttgttttaatttcacgattctaatttaacaaaatactaaaTAGAACATAAACTAATATGTGTTATCCAACTATTTCAGAAACTTTCAATTCTCTAATTATGATCTTAAATACgcaaaaatgttaataaatgcattaaaaacatGGATAGACTTGGTCACGTTTAATCGTTTGAAGTGTATTATATATTGTGTCTTTGTATATCATATATTCATGTTTATTTCTTTTACAGTCATGGTAATAATAACTTATACCTTTGTGATTCCATAAAAGATTATGATTCCATCTAGATGTACATTAAATTTCATCTGTAAAAAACGTATTACTCAcaatactaaaataaaaataacagcgTATATTTAAAGCGTGCAACTTTAAAAAGTGCATTGATATCGCATTATCTGTTAAATAAGTTTAACACATGtacttaattattattattattatcattcacCATTTGGCGTTTCATTACAGGTGCTCCTATATATTAGGGATTTTTTATAACGCTATTAGatacataatgttttaaatacCAATTCCGCATAacagacatttttatttaaacacatttctTTTCGAGAAATTAAGGTTTTTTACAAAGTCACCAATCAACCATTCAACCTCGAACAACAACAAGGGTAATTATCAATgacatttaatataaacatagtCTGCTTGGTAAATAACAATTGAGCGATATACAGATAAATTGATAATTTTGAGTCAGGGTAATTTAAATCCTTTAAAAAACGTGTTGTATTTCcctgaaaataaatatcaaatcgAAACAATTTACTCCATCAATCATCAATGTATTCTCAtcaagttttataaaaaatattagggataataatacattaaaagaGATTACAATGCATTATGTCCATGTATACACGTgtattttcaaagaaatacaTAGGCTAAGGCTATGTCCATGTCCAAAGAACACAAAATAGGCTTTCGATGCATATCCCGACACGACACCGAAGACACGTATTACTTTTTTTTCGAACAGGTACGACTAATAGTAACATTTATTTCTAACTTAATTATGCTTCTAATTTATATAAGTTTGGTACTAGACTAGCCAGCTTACATTTTCGGTTTTCATCAGTTTGACAATGTGTATGATTGGAATTTGGGGTGCAATTACTGGCGGCCTCCAGTACGGACGTCGCAGGTCCATTGTCCAAGACAAAGTTTCCTGCGGGTATTGATCTCTTGTATGGCTGTGCAGGAAGACTCATGTAGCAGTCCTCGGACGATTTGCCTATGTTGTTGGATGATAATTTAGCCGTGTTGTTAAATGATAGAATGTCAGTGGCTGTACCACATGCCCCAGACTGGGTGGCATGGTCACTTGGCTCAATATTTTCCGTATTAGATGACGGAGAGATTTGTCTTTCTACATGTTCATCAGAGGGTGTCTGGTCGGAGTTATTGGATGCAGTGTCTTCGTCTAGGTTGTCTAGAGAGTTGAGGAGTCTGGTTAGGGCTGAATTAGTGCTTGCGTTGCCGTCATCTGTGACTGGTTCATTAAACTCAGAATTGCGTAACAGGAAAGGGCAGCTTGGTGATACCAGTCTGTGAGCGCGCATAGGATCGTCTCTCTCGTTCCAGTTACTGATTCGTTTGGCGCAGCAATAACAGATGACCTCGTCTCCCTGACTCGCGTAATAGAAGCCTGCTTTAGCAAGTTTGACACAAGATGGCTTTTCGGAAGTAGGATACGTTCGGAATGTGCATAGGCGTAACGATTCGTGGCGCATGCTCTCTCTTGGGTTAACTCGCTCATGGTTTGCAAGGCGGTCGATTATTCGATTAACCGGACTCAACACAGGAGCTACCCAAGCTTGTGGCTGAAGGTGGTGATCAAACTCAGTAAAGGCATCAAGTCGCAACCATATCCGTAAATGTAACTTTTCATAAATGTCATCAATCATTGAACAGTCAGAGCTGTGTCCAtataattgtttgtaaatgtcACATCCGTATGTATCAattttagaagttattttattGTCACGACCAATTTCGGTATCGTATTTGGGTAACAACTTCTGGTTGTACTTGAAGCTATTGAAAGAGCAGCAAACGGTTGTTATAatatccaataaagaacttaTACTCCGACATACTGAAAGACAAATATATAGTATGCACGTGTGGGGATCCACGCTGGTGCTtacttttaatgtgtatttttcgCTTGTTTGTGACCTGGTTGTTGTAACGAACATAAACAAAACGATATAACGAATTATGAACATTGATATTATCAGTGCGCCTTGAACAGCTATTTTCAAATAAgtttgcatatttttttcaaaaatatttgtcCATCCAGAACTCAATGGTAGAAGAGAGATAGTTTTAATTTCTTTAACGTCGCAAACAAGCGTCGGGAGTCTATGCTTCCACACATACGATCTGAATACGAAGTGTGCATCTGTGTTGTCCAGACAATCTGTAGCTTCCACAGGGCTCACATTAGTATGTGAGCTCATGAAATGTCTTGCACATTGCAAATTAATCCTACAACTCGAATACATTCTCTTCGCTTCTTCGCCCGAACTCCTGTCAAATAGTCTTTGATAACGCAACGTGAGAGGCATTTCACACTCAAGGCAAACGCTTCGGCATCTAGCTGTTAGAGGTTGACATCGAGGCTCTGAAGAGTGTAGGTTTAACAACACTTTGCAGATTGATGGCCGACGTCTATAGGACAGATCTTGAGGAGGCTGAAAATATTGAAGAAATCTACTGTAGGTATGTATGCTTACATTTAACTTAGCTTTGTTTTCGAAGTAGCCAGGAAGTTAATATGAGTATAGTGCTGTGGTGATAACTAGATAGATTGATAACTTGATAACTTAAGTTGCGAGTCGGCCTATTGCATAGCTATACCTTGCAAAAGACCGCACAATTGCAATCAACGCAGGTAATTGCATAAGAAATTCTCTTAGACATTGAAATTAAAAGCCAGTATGCTGGCATACGGAATTAAAATGGCTAATATTTGATTACTCCATTTAATAAATTGTCAGTTTCTCTCACAACTGAAGTCGGACACTTATAAAACAAGCATCAtgaatgtttaattataatagcggcgtgttctgagacttttggtactAATTCGGCAAGCGTCATTATCAACTCTTCTCTCTTGACTTTTTTCTCATTCTTACCTTATCTTCTCACCACCCGTCGTATAATTGTCAAGCTTGACGGCAGCGACGtacgatgtagatgtagatgaatTCCTTCCATGGCCAGTCTGTGCCATtttttatattacttaaatacGCTAAACAGTTAAATCACAGAAAACAttaggcaatctaaacaaaattaagcgcaagtttagcgacgtcattttaaatgagtttttctcattatgacgcttgccgaattagtaccaaaagtctcagaacacgccacatatgCAAGAATCGCAGAGCTTCAACGGGTACAGTTTTCCTTGGGTAGGGTCGCGACGTCAATTTCGATTTCCTCGTTTTAATGAAGCTGATCTGTTATTCAAACGGGCGTGTAAGCTGTGGAAAAGAAACTGTTTGTGTTAAGCATATTTGCACAATTTACCAAGAAACAGAAGTAATGGAAATTAcatgttaaaataataagtaATGTTTTggaattaaaatgaatgtttaaatgttcactgtatgtaatataattaagttatttttattgttttaaattgatatttaacatgcttcatgacagttccaaagGCAGTACGTTTTCGTTGAATAACAGACTTATGTTTGTGTAAGTCAACAGCAACCAATAGTCTCTCGCGGCCCTCCTCCTTAGTACCCGCCTCCGCTCTCCTCCAATCTTGCATGATGTGATATCCCCAATAAACACGGCTTGTCACTTAATCAGTGTGACATTTATAAATCACCTGTAAGCAAAACAAGCGTCCAAAAAATCTGTAACACCGCAGTCTACCGACTGTGTGAGTTTATTCAAAGGTGTATGCGTTTTATTTGTGTGAAAGGCTCATATGAGCATGTATACTTATAATCTTTGTGATTCATTTTGCAATTACTTGTCGCGGTGATAGCCTGTTCAAGCATAAATAATATATACGTGCTGTTGTACAGTGTTTCGACGTAAGTGAACATTTCAACATGTTAAAgtgcaaatgtcaaataaatagttAGTATACGTCAAGGTTACATATCATAATGTAAACAAGGCCTAACTTAAGTGTAATGCGACCTGTATCATCATCTTTGGAATCCCAAGGTTCATATCAATACACAACAATTTGTTTACTTGACCGATATAGGCTTTTATTACAAAGGCGGATCATATGGATTATTCTAGATTGcaactttttatttttcattttatactaGGTTTGTAATTATGCAACTGCAATGTAAACTTAATCAtttttaacaataacaacaacaataaaaacaacacggAAGTCTTCTCCATATCATGATCCAACTAAATTAATTTTTAGCTGTTTATAAGTTAAAAAATCATAAGATTATAAATGTAATATAGAGTCGTTCATGATATCTACAATTTCTAGGAGCGATATTCCCTAATTTATTATGCATTTGAAGTTATATTTACCTCGGCAAAATCATAGTCCCCCACTAAAACTCCCAAAGACGTAGGGTGTTTCGCAGAAGTCACTAGAATGTCATGGTTCTCAAACGTGCTGAAAgtataaacaatatgtatattatttaattattcttAGTCATGTGACTTATGTGACAATTACTTACGTTAAAATTTAATTTGAGGAGCTCTTAAAATCTGTACAGACCAGCATATTTATATGATCATAGTACACAATTATTTGGCTAAGCTTTATGCGTTTGTTTGCGTTGTGTGTACACGATACAATATAGCTggacattatttttttcaaacctcttcaaatgcatttattttattttattcttgcaacgactaaaatatatgttaaagaaaatagtCATACAACAGCGCCTGAGCCAAGCTATTTACAGTAAGTGCGCACTTGTTTTAAGTCCGATTATTAcacatgaatttaaaaaaaaagaatatctttaaaaaaaaagttctattATATTAATGTTTAGCTTAGTtgcagaaaaataaaaacataggtaCCTATAATGGAAAACAAACCAAGCCGTCCCCGCAAACATGAGAATATTGACATTAAGTAGACTCGTGTTTGCATGCATGGTTAACTTTTGTATCCAAAGTTGTAAACAGTTATCCTCAACAATAAAAGTATCTTAAGTATTAAAAAGCCCAGGGTAAATTTCTTCTCTTCGTAATAAACCATTCGATGAATGACGCTCATCCTTCACTTctaaatactgaaataaaaaagaattacCATTAATATATCCAAAATAGTATATTTTCATGTTACATTAATTTAAGTATATAGTTCTTATACCAAGTTACATGTACGTACTTAAATAACGTTAGAcctattcaaacatatttaaaaaagacaTTTCCAGATATAAAATACCTCACTCGTCCAACGCTCAAAGATATTTGCAGTCTAACTGCGAAGCGGTGTCTTTTTATAAATGACTTGTCTGGAAAATAGATCAATATTAGTAAGTCATAGGCGGGAAACCAGGAAGTTATTTATAGAAAAGGTCAATACGTTATTTGCAATTTCAGCATTCGAGAATGATAAACAGGCAATATACAggttgcaggatcacgtgactttgtaggGTAATAATTAAACCTTCAAGGATGTAAAAACACCGGTGAGTagtgctttttttaaataatttttctaaACATTTGTTTCacaagaatttcaactagtgcataaaagacagtgttTTAAGCTGCTTATGGCTatgtaaaatacatcagaatGACTTTATTTattaagcctgtgttcttggacATACGTTCGATATGTAAAACATTCATGTACGCGGTTATTCTGCAGGCAACGTGAAATTTTAGCACCGATTCCAAACGTTTTccatgatttatttttaaatcttaagatatcggcacaaactgccaaaaaaaaaacttttatgcactacatattttgtaaataaatttcaataacttcagatatttgcaaaaataaagttctaacGGTGTTTTTACACTCTGTCCAGCCGGTGTGTAAATCCCTGTGAACCGCGTTGATCCTGAACCCTGTATACCTAGATGATAGTAAAAGCAGGGAGACAACTTGTAGCTCTAGTATAAAAAGGTATCTTCgcataaaataaagtttatttctagtttttagtgtgagcgttagctcacgctaAAGTAGATatgcagttttaaaaaaaataagtatgctTTAACTACGCTAGGGACGACAACTGCAGCTAGTAAAGATACCCACTGCATGTTAACAGTAGCAGACAGCATGTataaggtttaagagcttgttcaacgatattggccagtctagtgtttataacagcttgtgcaaCGACATTTATACCAgcttatcattgaaatctgtacatagtggctgctttcagggaaaacggggcgtaatgctgcattaaaagtctgtcatgttggcaaaattgttgctcaataatttaaagaacatagatacagtattagatacacataacacaacatgtgcatgattataggcttgttttgtctaagttatctctataacataaatataaggataaacagtgcacacacatctcgacctgtgctttaagacacactctttataaatgtgaatgggttgtgttcatttcaaacttgcgatataaaaagctataacataattttgaaaactgcagtgcgtctaagattatgcaatagcgaacacttcagtgccttcagcgcttttattAAAGACACAGTGCAGGCTCAATATAACTATAATCTATGTCTGCATCAAATCGAAATCGGTAAAATTAAAGTAACTACCTGATAAAAGTAATTAAGGATGCTGAAACtgttaaataatagaaaatttTGTAGATAAACTCATACTTATCGAAATATTTGCATTTGAAACATTGAAACGAATatggataaaataaaaaaaaaagttatcttAAAACTTATAAATTCTAATTGCATATTATTGTGGCCtgtcaaaatgtatgtttgtattctAAACCCGCTTGATGTCGATAAATGACAGTATCTTTAGAGAGTAGATACGCAAATAATAGTCAAAGCCATCGTTTTAAATGTAGATCTACATAAGCCAGTAATGCttgtttctttcatttttttttcgctttttaaACGTTATTAATATTTCCATGCAGTAGGAGAGATTAATTCATACAACTACTTTGCGAATTTTGAAACTATGccaaaactattttatttaaaactaaaaacatCATCACAATACATAAAAGATACAGATCGATTCAGCATCTTTTAAGACCAAGTGCAGGCAGGTATGTGTAATTTAACATATACCAAATATAAAGTCAATTATATTATTGAATTAATCAAGTGGTTTATTGTCATAATCGCGCACTATATAACGTATTCATACTTACTTATACACAGTTTTGTGTCGGTCGTGCAAAGAGTCAGGTTACAGAGTTAAAATGTGGAGTAAATAGTGTTTACGATCGCTGGGATTCCAATGTATTAAAAATTGACTAATCATATGATACTGCATTTGCGTTTTAAATCATCAGCTGTCGCACTTGGAAACATAATACAGGGTGCTGGATCACAtcactttgtggggttcacaattgaacgtcaatggatgtaaacacatccgtatgtggtgcttttcttcaaatTTCTTTTGCAAACACCTTTTCTTaataatttcaactagtgcataaacgACAGTTTTtcatgctgcttatggcaatgtgaaatacatcagcaTTACTTTATTTACTAAGCGGTGCTTTAACAGCTTTATCAATGTCGATCAATTGTTTAACAAGCAAATGTAAAAGGgattttttcacagattttttgaatattgtattgaagtttgtcgttaaatgcgttatattgataaatataagtagcttcagtgaaaaaaaaagaataaaattaaagaaagaaacaagagatgtgtttgtcagaaacacaatgcccccaactgcgccgctttgaagccatatatttgacatttgaccttgaaggatgaccttgacctttcaacactcaaaatgtgcagctccgtgagatacacatgcatgccaaatatcaagttgctatcttcaatattgcaaaagttataagtTAAAGTTTAACCAatcttaaagttttgggacagaatgacagacagacaggccaaaaacaaatacccccgatcattcgatccgggggcataaaaaataatactcatctcggctcgaaccactaacccttgAAGCTAGTCTACCActaaaagcgagattatacgattttgtcaaatatttatgaatgtatataaaatgtgtaaaaaaaacttattatacatgtatttcaatataaatttaaataaaagttaagaagaacatgtgtcgaaaaatgcgaaataagccagatatttaattctgaaatcgaaaatgtctgtacagtcgaattcgccagcatgtatatcatgcatgtacgatgtgaatctaaattcagtataacggttcatttaaaattcctgcaacgatatataaatctccacgcagagttgttgttccttgctctcacatacaacaatgcgaaaggctcagcacgccatttagTCTATAAATAGCTAAacccgaacaaacgcattcaatgtatatttgattggatatttaagatcgcatgcattaaattaagaaatatgacttttaaatgtacgataaatcgtgcaaatacttgcgagttttattgcaactctttggaactattttattgcccatttacgcagatggaatcattccacgcactttacatatgtaattaattgaacatgtttattgagtgacgttaagaattgcttcgacgtgtgtatgtatgttggtttcttaacaacaaaaaaccatatcaattttataataatgaattaagactgatataagatatcatggtatgagatggttttctttaatgcagtgaatgaaatgtaaccgtcgtgcaagagattgtttagtaaactgtaacctcaatgatgaacgcttggtatgatcatgacataaatgagatgctttcataacaatagtccgttctgagcattgtgtacacaccggtcttactgcaataacgtagtgacgtcaccatctatgtatagaatgccgttctgagcccaacacagaggtgaatgtaatgtaaccgtcgtgcaagagattgcgatatatattcatacgacacacgaacactaactctgatcctaataaaaagacgaatgcttcggttatagtaggaaaatatgtacgaaatatcttcgtcacaatcagcttggGGCGCTGATTTGTCTTTGttgaattttataaaattcgtcttcaatgtatatttttgtctTGCATATATTGTgtcattgtaacatatttgtattaatatattacaatttaacacatagaaatcgtataatctcgctttaaacaactcggccatccgtgctcatgtaAAAATAGTGGTGTATGttgtaccttatataagcaatcttcgtaatgTCACAAGTGTAACGATAACAGCAAaacttcaaattattcaatcgcgtttgtaacgcttcataatgttaaggtttttatatcgtcaaaagatgcatatataagatattttagagcataggaAATGATCAGTTTTACTGTTTTCTCaccaatatcataactacaacgaacattttcaaatctaaaacatttttttcagttttgtcaatttaccaaaacgtgaaaaggtccctgtaAAGCTATGCCAGGAAGATAAGCGCAATTTCAAATATAGCAACAGCACACGAAGTACCAAATTCACTTCttgataaacacatttttaagcgAATGGCCTATATATTCCGTATTATATGAGATTGCGATGTTACAGagctaaattgaattaaattaaatgatttatGATTTATAAAGTGCATGCATGAACTTAGTACAACACAAAGTTTGAAGTTGGTGTTCATCAAACGTATTTGTTTTCCAAAACCGGTAATCTAAACATATCTTAAAACATTCATATGAATTTtgcattttaatattgtttaataagaGTGCCTAGTTGGAACAAAATACGCCCGTTTAACTGTATGAGTTACATTGATGAACTATTAGAAGACATACAACAACCAGCCCACGTTGCATTCAGGCGATTGGACAAACTGAACGATAATTAAAGACttaacaagagatgcgtttgtcagaaacacaatgcccctattgagccgctttgacgccatatatttgacctttgaccttgaaggatgaccttgacctttcaccactcaaaatgtgcagatccatgagatacacaaatatcaagttgatatcttcaatattgcaaaagttatgaccaaggttaaagttttgggacacacatacaatgaatgaattaattaatggattactgacagaaagacaggccaaaaacaatatacccctaaTCATTCGATCCGAGGACATAAAAATCACATTGTGAAAAGACACGATACTAGCAAGGGACTGCTTGATCGCCGATCACTTATAAATTGGATAAGATTTCACCTATCACAGCCGCACCCTTGAAAGTTAGTATCAGCGAAGATGATGTTCGAGAGCAGAATGACAAGCGGCTGCAGAAATCGCAATATGACTACAAAATGCATAGTGGTAGGCCTATAAAGCCACTGGGTGAAGTATTATCAGTCACAATAATCATATAATTTCTGTAAGTAAAAAAGACAAAGCACACGTCACGTCCATATTCCATACAGGCAATTGAATGAATAACATTCTAAGGAAACCGGCAACACCTGAAACCGAAAAATGCTCTCTATGCCATAATGTGTGTTTGTAAATGAATAATATAACATCATATactgttgtttaaaaaaagtatgtataAGATGAAAAGTGGTTAGTATGTATTGTTAATTCAATTCTTAAAGTGATAAGGATGGTTGTGAAGTGTTACGTTCAATTAATTTGATTcttgataatttaaatatgttaatgcatgtttatttaaaggaagtatgtTATTGCTTTCGTTTGGAAAAGACACTTCAAATGTTACTTAAAACACCATTTTGACCTTTATTAAGATTTGTGATAATTGACATAATGCTCAAGAAATCATGTTTAGATTCTCGTCGCTccgaatgttttgttttataaaatatttgaaaaaacacAACGGTATCAACAGTTAAAATCGTATTGTCGACCGTTTGACTCGCCCCTCCTGTAGCTTTGTATTCAGCTCCCCGCATGGGATTTTACTTTACACGTTTTCCATGTGCTTAGTATGACCTTTTTACAAAGATATTGGTTTCTACTCCCTGTTCATATATtcagaggggataatcacgtgacaaacaagatggtgacctccatgccgaggcaggtatttttcgtcgtttcataccctttattacttgtttttttttaattccgctcactttccagccatattaggaagaaagtgactggcttttatttcatagtaatattcgctctatatctcgactttactcgctgcgtaatttcttagcgggatgacctaattagggctccactaggaaaatttgcggggagtaaagtcgagatataaagcgaatttaaatacgaaataaacgctaatcacctttttactgatatggctggaaagtgagcgtcatttaaaaaaataaacaaaagtaataaagggtataaaacggcgaaaaaaattgcctcggcatggacgtcgccatcttgactatcaagtgattaccccctctgtagtAGGAGGTGGGAATGACGCCGGAGTCAACATGGACGTCTTTCAGACTGACTGTATTTCAGTCCGCATACACAAAGGCGATCTCCATTCAATTGGTTCACAGGTTTTTATTAAAGTACTCCTCTAAAAAGTTGTGTTACATTACGACCCTGGGTTGAGCACCGGTCTTGCCCTGGGTGTCACAAGGTAACAAAGAATTCTATATAATACCATgaaatgctgttgttgttttgtgtaatACCACAAGGCAAGATAATTACTATCTGGTAAGTAACATCGCATTTTGGTCTTGGAcaatctttgtttaaaacatGACCATAGGgtcaacaagagcaccacataacgggtgccaacgctcggcttcgggtgcagttttgaataaatgaaagcttgtcagattattttttagaggtcacagtgaatttgacctttgacctagtgacccaaaaatgggtgtggcgtgtagaacttatcaaggtgcatctacatattatgtttcaaagttgtaggtggaagcactttgattttagagcaaaatgtaaaggttttagcacgacgcggacggcagacggcggacgacgagctggctatgacaatacctcgggttttctccgaaaacagccgagctaaaatgaCCATACACCAGACATACCATTGCTCCGCAACCACAGAATACAAATTGATTTTAACATTATCCAATAGTCCTCGACGAAGTTTCTTTAAACCATGCCCATGTAGTCAAAACTGACCGCGCCCAATGGGTATTTTTATCAACTTTctacaaaataattttattatgtcATTCGGCGTCGGTCATTTTGCTTTGTCTGTGACAAGTTACAGTTGATAGTGCAGTAAATGGATTTGAAAGTCTCTGTAAAGATGATTGAGGGTTAACAAAAAGGGTCTTATGACTATGAGCTATACTTCGAATTTCACATAGAGTTTAGCTAGCCTGCTAGTTGCAAAAAGTTGCCCGAAAGTGCTGAGGACTGCCTTAAGTTGTGTGCTCTGCACCTTTAACGTCAATGGTAAATTTCTTAATATGTACGTTTAAGAATGGGATCAACTGTTTAAGAAGTTATGTTCTCTGGGAGTATATTGAAGTAACTTAAGAGGTCGATTTGTCCAATTGTTTGTTGGAATTGTCGGTCTTCCCGTATTAAAAGTTTTGTTTGTGGAGCAAACTACTTCTTTATTTCTCAAGCAATTAAATTTAACCTTGAAACATATAATGACCGCCATGAAGAGAATTTTGCAAGACATTATTTCATACCAAGAGATCCAAAAATTGTAGTTATTTACCATTTCACCTGGCCATTTTATGGCATAAGCATTAAATGTTCTACGTTTCAGGAGCAATTAACTTCCAATTTTCTCAGTTATCAATCAAattaattgaaacttgaaatgtgtCCATGAAGTGTAGATGCGCATGATACATTGTTTACTCACAGGGATCCATCTATAACCTTTTTAATATGTATCATTAATAGTAGCAATAGGCATAGCTGCCATGCCTGTAACAAAGCGGTGCGGGGTATTTTAAGTCACGTTCGTGACACAAATCTGGTTGGTTCTGTAACATAAGtggtttgtttaacaaaatgtACTCAATCAAAgcgaatatatgtttaaaaagatttatttttgtcagtaaatATATCAATTAGTAATTCATCCATAGTACATGaaagaggaccatgatggcctATAATGTGTTCACCTGAATAACGGACACCTATTATTGAAGTTTTAAATTCTGATATAGTTTTTGAACCTACTTAACTAAGATTCAAACATGGActtcattttgtcaaaacaaacattcACACCACGTTGCATCAAGAC
Encoded here:
- the LOC127834083 gene encoding uncharacterized protein LOC127834083 isoform X3, giving the protein MPLTLRYQRLFDRSSGEEAKRMYSSCRINLQCARHFMSSHTNVSPVEATDCLDNTDAHFVFRSYVWKHRLPTLVCDVKEIKTISLLPLSSGWTNIFEKNMQTYLKIAVQGALIISMFIIRYIVLFMFVTTTRSQTSEKYTLKVSTSVDPHTCILYICLSVCRSISSLLDIITTVCCSFNSFKYNQKLLPKYDTEIGRDNKITSKIDTYGCDIYKQLYGHSSDCSMIDDIYEKLHLRIWLRLDAFTEFDHHLQPQAWVAPVLSPVNRIIDRLANHERVNPRESMRHESLRLCTFRTYPTSEKPSCVKLAKAGFYYASQGDEVICYCCAKRISNWNERDDPMRAHRLVSPSCPFLLRNSEFNEPVTDDGNASTNSALTRLLNSLDNLDEDTASNNSDQTPSDEHVERQISPSSNTENIEPSDHATQSGACGTATDILSFNNTAKLSSNNIGKSSEDCYMSLPAQPYKRSIPAGNFVLDNGPATSVLEAASNCTPNSNHTHCQTDENRKCPSPEKNLRAELLKENRALKAQSLCMKCHRNEVCIAFLPCGHLVSCEACSTEPSARKCFSCDAVVKARIKAFIV
- the LOC127834083 gene encoding uncharacterized protein LOC127834083 isoform X1 → MHANTSLLNVNILMFAGTAWFVFHYSTFENHDILVTSAKHPTSLGVLVGDYDFAEPPQDLSYRRRPSICKVLLNLHSSEPRCQPLTARCRSVCLECEMPLTLRYQRLFDRSSGEEAKRMYSSCRINLQCARHFMSSHTNVSPVEATDCLDNTDAHFVFRSYVWKHRLPTLVCDVKEIKTISLLPLSSGWTNIFEKNMQTYLKIAVQGALIISMFIIRYIVLFMFVTTTRSQTSEKYTLKVSTSVDPHTCILYICLSVCRSISSLLDIITTVCCSFNSFKYNQKLLPKYDTEIGRDNKITSKIDTYGCDIYKQLYGHSSDCSMIDDIYEKLHLRIWLRLDAFTEFDHHLQPQAWVAPVLSPVNRIIDRLANHERVNPRESMRHESLRLCTFRTYPTSEKPSCVKLAKAGFYYASQGDEVICYCCAKRISNWNERDDPMRAHRLVSPSCPFLLRNSEFNEPVTDDGNASTNSALTRLLNSLDNLDEDTASNNSDQTPSDEHVERQISPSSNTENIEPSDHATQSGACGTATDILSFNNTAKLSSNNIGKSSEDCYMSLPAQPYKRSIPAGNFVLDNGPATSVLEAASNCTPNSNHTHCQTDENRKCPSPEKNLRAELLKENRALKAQSLCMKCHRNEVCIAFLPCGHLVSCEACSTEPSARKCFSCDAVVKARIKAFIV
- the LOC127834083 gene encoding uncharacterized protein LOC127834083 isoform X2, which translates into the protein MWRVLRLLPPQDLSYRRRPSICKVLLNLHSSEPRCQPLTARCRSVCLECEMPLTLRYQRLFDRSSGEEAKRMYSSCRINLQCARHFMSSHTNVSPVEATDCLDNTDAHFVFRSYVWKHRLPTLVCDVKEIKTISLLPLSSGWTNIFEKNMQTYLKIAVQGALIISMFIIRYIVLFMFVTTTRSQTSEKYTLKVSTSVDPHTCILYICLSVCRSISSLLDIITTVCCSFNSFKYNQKLLPKYDTEIGRDNKITSKIDTYGCDIYKQLYGHSSDCSMIDDIYEKLHLRIWLRLDAFTEFDHHLQPQAWVAPVLSPVNRIIDRLANHERVNPRESMRHESLRLCTFRTYPTSEKPSCVKLAKAGFYYASQGDEVICYCCAKRISNWNERDDPMRAHRLVSPSCPFLLRNSEFNEPVTDDGNASTNSALTRLLNSLDNLDEDTASNNSDQTPSDEHVERQISPSSNTENIEPSDHATQSGACGTATDILSFNNTAKLSSNNIGKSSEDCYMSLPAQPYKRSIPAGNFVLDNGPATSVLEAASNCTPNSNHTHCQTDENRKCPSPEKNLRAELLKENRALKAQSLCMKCHRNEVCIAFLPCGHLVSCEACSTEPSARKCFSCDAVVKARIKAFIV